A region of Paenibacillus thiaminolyticus DNA encodes the following proteins:
- a CDS encoding YlbG family protein codes for MFPERTGYIIWVTDVKAARNLDKYGTLHYISRKMHYAVLYVNSDRAEDTMKNVRRLNYVKKIERSYRNEIKTEYSGDMQDKTQYFGM; via the coding sequence ATGTTTCCTGAACGAACGGGATATATTATATGGGTCACCGATGTGAAGGCGGCCCGGAACTTGGACAAATACGGAACGCTTCACTATATTTCACGCAAAATGCACTACGCCGTTCTGTATGTCAACTCGGATCGAGCCGAGGATACGATGAAGAATGTTCGCCGGTTGAATTATGTCAAAAAAATCGAGCGTTCGTACCGGAACGAAATCAAGACGGAATATAGCGGGGATATGCAAGACAAGACCCAATATTTCGGCATGTAA
- a CDS encoding selenium metabolism-associated LysR family transcriptional regulator: protein MGLSFHQLHIFYTVATRGSFSAAAQTMHMTQPAVTMQIQALEEYFGTKLLHRSTKKLNLSEAGQKLLPYAKRCLDLVRETEEMMSNYTLDLQGRLKLAASLTIGEYALPHLLGAFAKQHPQLDIQLQIMNTSQIVAGVRAQQLHLGLVEAPVTETDIHVEAVMEDELMLITPRDHPLMNAEKVRLEDVMQYPFVLRETGSGTRIVMEEALRASGADPAKLRVVMELGSTGAVKSAVEAGIGITMLSPSVVRHEQALGLVHVLRIESLRIKRQFYAVHAQAGLLSLPATTFMTYLRTRQEKEWLP from the coding sequence ATGGGGTTGAGTTTCCATCAGCTTCATATTTTCTATACGGTCGCCACGCGGGGGAGCTTCTCCGCGGCGGCACAGACGATGCATATGACCCAGCCTGCAGTGACAATGCAGATTCAGGCGCTTGAGGAATATTTCGGCACGAAGCTGCTGCACCGCTCGACGAAGAAGCTCAATCTGTCTGAAGCAGGGCAGAAGCTGCTGCCCTATGCGAAGCGTTGTCTCGATCTCGTCCGCGAGACCGAAGAGATGATGTCCAACTATACGCTTGATCTGCAGGGCAGATTGAAGCTGGCCGCCAGCCTGACGATTGGCGAATATGCGCTGCCCCATCTGCTGGGCGCGTTCGCGAAGCAGCATCCGCAGTTGGATATCCAGCTGCAGATTATGAACACGTCCCAGATTGTGGCCGGCGTTCGTGCGCAGCAGCTGCATCTCGGTCTCGTCGAGGCGCCGGTGACGGAGACGGACATCCATGTCGAGGCGGTGATGGAGGATGAGCTTATGCTCATTACTCCGCGCGATCATCCACTCATGAACGCGGAGAAGGTTCGGCTGGAGGATGTGATGCAGTATCCGTTCGTGCTGCGCGAGACCGGCTCGGGAACGCGCATCGTGATGGAGGAGGCGCTGCGCGCGAGCGGGGCCGATCCCGCCAAGCTGCGGGTCGTCATGGAACTGGGCAGCACCGGCGCGGTCAAATCGGCCGTGGAGGCGGGTATCGGCATCACGATGCTCTCGCCGTCCGTCGTCCGCCACGAACAGGCGCTGGGCCTGGTCCATGTGCTCCGCATCGAGTCGCTTCGCATCAAGCGGCAGTTCTATGCGGTGCATGCTCAGGCCGGTCTGCTGTCGCTGCCGGCAACGACTTTTATGACCTATTTGCGTACCCGACAAGAAAAGGAGTGGTTGCCATGA
- a CDS encoding YlbF family regulator gives MSVGQYESVVDMAVLLTNAYQLGDMINQSVEVAEYLYWKERMEQNAEVDRLVREFARKKELFEETERFGHFHPDYHRAKDEVMAVQAQLDAIDEVGRFKQAEQALDELLHGLSEVIAHAVSATIKVPGNDPLPSKGCASGGCSGGCSSCS, from the coding sequence ATGTCAGTAGGACAGTATGAATCCGTTGTCGACATGGCCGTTCTGCTCACGAACGCTTACCAATTGGGCGATATGATTAACCAGTCGGTGGAAGTAGCCGAATATCTATATTGGAAAGAACGTATGGAGCAGAACGCGGAGGTCGATCGTCTCGTTCGCGAATTCGCTCGCAAGAAGGAGCTGTTCGAGGAGACGGAGCGCTTCGGACATTTCCATCCGGATTATCACCGGGCGAAGGATGAAGTGATGGCCGTGCAGGCCCAACTGGACGCGATTGACGAGGTGGGCCGCTTCAAGCAGGCGGAGCAAGCGCTGGACGAGCTGCTTCATGGACTGTCAGAGGTGATTGCCCATGCCGTCTCCGCTACGATCAAAGTACCCGGCAACGACCCGCTGCCATCAAAAGGCTGCGCAAGCGGAGGGTGCAGTGGCGGCTGCAGCAGCTGCTCTTAG
- a CDS encoding PHP domain-containing protein: MTDSQQAIPASARSEEPRLAAMEGAGGSPVRTGGADLHSHTEASDGMTRPEENVRLAKEAGLEALAITDHDTVAGIDEAFAAGRRWGIEIVPGVEISTVEDGIDIHVLGYFVRVKDERFLQRLSELRAVRDRRNEMLIAKLNELGIPLTMEEVLSGLRRPLSPGETVGRPHIADALVRRGAVRDMQEAFERYIGVGGAAYVNPPRIRPSEAVRWIKEAGGAAVLAHPGIYGNDELVARLLEESPWDGIEVWHSDHSDVDAERYLQLAERHGLIATAGSDFHGARQGKVFHGAIGGRRIGLEAVRRLRERSGRD, encoded by the coding sequence ATGACCGATTCACAACAAGCTATTCCCGCTTCAGCGCGTTCGGAGGAGCCGCGGCTGGCGGCGATGGAAGGCGCCGGCGGTTCCCCGGTTCGGACCGGGGGAGCGGATCTGCACAGCCATACGGAGGCTTCCGACGGAATGACCCGGCCGGAAGAGAATGTCCGCTTGGCGAAGGAGGCCGGGCTGGAGGCGCTGGCCATTACCGATCACGACACGGTGGCCGGCATTGACGAGGCGTTTGCCGCAGGCCGGCGCTGGGGCATCGAGATTGTGCCCGGCGTCGAGATAAGCACGGTTGAGGATGGCATCGATATCCATGTGCTGGGCTATTTCGTGCGGGTGAAGGACGAGCGGTTCCTGCAGCGGCTAAGCGAGCTGCGCGCGGTCCGGGACCGCCGCAACGAGATGTTGATCGCCAAGCTGAACGAGCTGGGCATTCCGCTGACGATGGAGGAGGTTCTGTCCGGCCTCCGCCGTCCGCTGTCGCCGGGAGAGACGGTGGGCCGCCCGCATATCGCGGACGCTCTTGTCCGCCGTGGCGCGGTGCGCGACATGCAGGAGGCGTTCGAGCGTTATATCGGCGTGGGCGGGGCGGCTTACGTCAATCCGCCCCGCATCCGGCCTAGCGAGGCGGTGCGCTGGATTAAGGAAGCCGGAGGCGCCGCCGTGCTTGCCCATCCAGGCATTTACGGCAATGACGAGCTGGTCGCACGGCTCTTGGAGGAATCGCCATGGGACGGAATCGAAGTATGGCATTCGGATCATTCGGACGTGGACGCGGAGCGGTATTTGCAATTGGCGGAGCGGCACGGCCTGATTGCGACCGCCGGCTCGGATTTCCATGGCGCGCGGCAGGGAAAGGTATTCCATGGCGCGATCGGCGGCCGGCGCATCGGGCTGGAGGCCGTCCGGCGCTTACGGGAGCGAAGTGGGCGGGATTGA
- a CDS encoding Rqc2 family fibronectin-binding protein, with protein MALDGIVTRALAHELQQTLGARIHKIYQPTEQDIVLHIRTAGRNRKLLLSANPTYPRVHFTEESFTNPPEPPMFCMLMRKYCESGIIEQVQQIGSERILHFRIRQRDELGDEAIKTIVVELTGRHSNIILLDAATGAIVDGIHHVTPSISSYRIVMPGFAYTAPPEQHKADPLGTDSEQFLAWWAEAAAGHTAAALDEAGVSLGLSSKQAAKWLVSRFSGISPRLAEEMVYRAGAGAGRADADADGMLDGPVLWEYFSRMMEGVRGHRYEPTLVEDEAGKSYFSALPLTHIEGTRTTYPTMSACMEAFYGDKAERDMIKQRVGDLSRFLQQEHDKNAKKLEKLQATLEEAKDADRYRVMGELLFASLHMLRKGDASVELPNYYDEDGGMITVPLDPLLSPSDNAQRYFKKYNKAKNSIAVVQEQIHAAEEENRYFDMLLHQLAGANLQDAQEIREELVQEGYLRDRERKGKRKKKDGRPTIYCYTSSEGIPIYVGKNNLQNEYVTNRLAQPNDTWFHTKDIPGSHVVIRSDRFGDATLEEAAQLAAFFSQGKHSSLVPVDYTLIRHVRKPNGAKPGFVIYERQKTLFITPDADRVGQLPVTVKTNG; from the coding sequence ATGGCATTGGATGGAATCGTTACCCGCGCCCTTGCGCATGAATTGCAGCAGACCCTCGGCGCGCGCATTCATAAAATTTATCAGCCGACCGAGCAGGACATCGTACTTCATATCCGAACAGCGGGACGGAACCGCAAGCTGCTGCTGTCCGCGAACCCGACCTACCCGCGTGTGCATTTTACCGAAGAGAGCTTCACCAATCCGCCGGAGCCGCCCATGTTCTGCATGCTGATGCGCAAATATTGCGAGAGCGGCATTATCGAGCAGGTACAGCAGATTGGCAGCGAGCGGATACTGCACTTCCGCATCCGCCAACGGGACGAATTGGGGGATGAGGCGATCAAAACGATCGTCGTGGAGCTGACGGGACGCCACAGCAATATTATTTTGCTTGATGCGGCGACCGGCGCCATCGTGGACGGCATTCATCATGTGACCCCGTCCATCAGCAGCTACCGTATCGTCATGCCGGGCTTCGCCTATACAGCTCCGCCAGAGCAGCATAAGGCCGATCCGCTCGGCACGGACTCGGAGCAGTTCCTCGCATGGTGGGCGGAAGCCGCTGCAGGACACACCGCCGCGGCGCTGGACGAAGCCGGAGTGAGCCTCGGCCTCTCATCCAAGCAGGCAGCCAAGTGGCTCGTGAGCCGATTCTCCGGGATCAGCCCGCGGCTCGCGGAGGAGATGGTCTACCGCGCCGGCGCTGGCGCGGGGCGGGCGGATGCGGACGCGGATGGAATGCTCGATGGCCCGGTGCTGTGGGAATATTTCTCCCGGATGATGGAAGGGGTGCGGGGCCATCGTTACGAGCCGACGCTCGTAGAGGATGAAGCCGGCAAGTCGTATTTCTCGGCCCTGCCGCTTACGCACATCGAGGGGACACGCACCACCTATCCGACGATGAGCGCCTGCATGGAGGCCTTCTACGGCGACAAGGCCGAACGGGACATGATTAAGCAGCGCGTGGGCGACTTGTCCCGCTTCCTCCAGCAGGAGCATGACAAAAACGCGAAAAAGCTGGAGAAGCTGCAAGCTACGTTAGAGGAAGCGAAGGATGCGGATCGCTACCGGGTGATGGGCGAGCTGCTGTTCGCCTCGCTCCATATGCTTCGCAAGGGAGACGCCTCGGTCGAGCTTCCGAATTACTACGATGAGGATGGAGGCATGATCACGGTCCCGCTCGACCCGCTGCTCTCGCCATCGGACAATGCACAGCGCTATTTCAAGAAGTACAACAAGGCGAAGAACAGCATCGCCGTCGTGCAGGAGCAGATCCACGCGGCCGAGGAAGAGAACCGGTACTTCGACATGCTGCTGCACCAGCTCGCGGGAGCCAATCTGCAGGATGCGCAGGAGATTCGGGAGGAGCTTGTCCAGGAAGGCTATTTGCGCGATCGGGAACGGAAGGGCAAGCGCAAGAAAAAAGACGGGCGGCCGACGATATACTGCTACACCTCATCCGAGGGCATTCCTATCTACGTCGGCAAGAACAATTTGCAGAATGAATATGTCACCAACCGGCTGGCCCAGCCGAACGACACATGGTTCCACACGAAGGACATTCCCGGATCGCATGTCGTTATCCGAAGCGATCGATTCGGGGACGCCACCTTGGAGGAAGCGGCCCAGTTGGCGGCCTTTTTCAGCCAAGGCAAGCATTCCAGCCTCGTCCCGGTCGACTACACGCTCATCCGCCATGTCCGCAAGCCGAACGGGGCGAAGCCGGGCTTCGTCATCTACGAGCGGCAGAAGACGCTGTTCATTACGCCGGACGCGGACCGGGTCGGGCAGCTTCCGGTCACCGTCAAGACGAACGGTTGA
- a CDS encoding helicase-associated domain-containing protein has protein sequence MNTIQLLKRTEPDEALAPRQCWERYAQGPEAVREEFRALQPPLRIPLVLMLKQAGPLPFTVDKLLSWHGPEAAGSALLAACDPLAEHGFVASVKRAWGDRLLFLPSDVYAQLLGCLLDDLHPGEGRHPEQPEPEEEATGPVPEEQAKTHGPEPEGYQSEAGRGIVFGLFSLLVFAAKEGLPLTAKGTLHKRAVTRLSALNPWASAELPNDMGAQYPFADTLPLPLALVIDIALRFGLLKKEANRYAVNEPELARWLRLPPSVWREAVMSVVEEHYLPADAQLRHLVLAVRLIGADGAWHEEREVIGRLIRLGLLDAEDAARAERQLRGWLRTFHAFGFCHLARPEQEEGEWAYRLPEQDMAEGAGFFIQPDFEILLPAAAPFYLRWELEAFAECVRTDQMDVYRLTKASFEQGVEHGRTMASVLRFMEAHAWSGVPENIQDAMELWSLQYGRVRFAEVMLLRCEDSAVAVEVKEALLREPSGLAGIELIGDRDFIVDRDRVRELGKTLDKAGIAPLRQWAGKEGTDVMISVWEEASADLGASPEDAGKAMVYSPSPLQYYEMETEPLLGEDLAAPYREVPGQWTRTLRSYHASTQKDLVSMAIRLLTPIEVEQSGQCATLIPVRIRDGEKGAWLLEAYDAGEGDAAELKTWSPADWERQRLVLPAGCPGTSR, from the coding sequence GTGAACACGATTCAGCTGTTGAAGCGGACGGAACCGGATGAGGCCTTGGCGCCCCGCCAATGCTGGGAGCGTTATGCGCAGGGGCCGGAAGCGGTTCGGGAGGAGTTCCGGGCGCTCCAGCCGCCGCTGCGGATTCCGCTGGTGCTCATGCTGAAGCAAGCCGGCCCGCTTCCGTTCACGGTGGACAAGCTGCTGAGCTGGCATGGGCCGGAGGCGGCAGGTTCGGCGCTGCTAGCCGCTTGCGACCCGCTCGCCGAACACGGCTTCGTGGCGAGCGTCAAGCGGGCGTGGGGCGATCGACTGCTCTTCCTGCCGTCGGATGTATATGCTCAACTGCTGGGATGCCTGCTGGATGACCTGCACCCGGGGGAAGGCCGTCATCCGGAACAGCCGGAGCCGGAGGAAGAGGCGACGGGTCCGGTACCGGAGGAACAGGCGAAGACGCATGGTCCGGAACCGGAAGGCTATCAGTCCGAAGCGGGCCGCGGCATCGTGTTCGGCCTGTTCTCCTTGCTCGTCTTCGCGGCGAAGGAAGGGCTGCCGTTGACGGCGAAGGGAACGCTCCACAAGCGTGCCGTCACCCGGCTGTCGGCGCTCAATCCGTGGGCGTCCGCGGAGCTTCCGAATGATATGGGAGCGCAATATCCGTTCGCCGACACGCTGCCGCTGCCGCTCGCACTGGTCATCGATATCGCACTGCGCTTCGGCCTGCTTAAGAAGGAGGCGAATCGGTATGCGGTGAACGAGCCGGAGCTGGCCCGCTGGCTGCGGCTTCCTCCGTCGGTCTGGCGGGAAGCGGTGATGTCCGTGGTGGAGGAGCATTATTTGCCGGCGGATGCGCAGCTGCGCCATCTCGTGCTGGCGGTTCGCCTTATCGGAGCGGATGGAGCCTGGCACGAAGAACGGGAGGTCATTGGGCGGCTGATACGCCTTGGACTGCTGGATGCCGAGGACGCGGCTCGCGCGGAACGCCAGCTGCGCGGCTGGCTGCGAACCTTCCATGCGTTCGGCTTCTGTCATCTGGCTCGGCCAGAGCAGGAGGAAGGGGAGTGGGCTTACCGCCTCCCGGAGCAGGACATGGCGGAAGGAGCGGGATTTTTCATTCAACCGGACTTCGAAATCCTGCTTCCTGCCGCCGCCCCGTTCTATCTCCGATGGGAGCTGGAAGCGTTCGCGGAATGCGTCCGTACCGATCAGATGGATGTGTACCGGTTGACCAAAGCCTCATTCGAGCAAGGGGTGGAGCATGGGAGGACGATGGCATCCGTCTTGCGCTTCATGGAGGCGCATGCCTGGTCGGGCGTGCCCGAGAATATTCAAGATGCGATGGAGCTGTGGAGCTTGCAATACGGCCGCGTCCGCTTCGCCGAAGTGATGCTGCTTCGCTGTGAAGATAGCGCCGTCGCGGTGGAGGTGAAGGAGGCGCTGCTCCGCGAACCTTCCGGCCTGGCCGGAATTGAGCTGATCGGGGATCGGGACTTCATCGTCGATCGGGATCGCGTCCGTGAACTGGGGAAGACCCTGGATAAGGCGGGAATCGCGCCTCTGCGACAGTGGGCGGGGAAGGAGGGGACGGACGTCATGATATCGGTGTGGGAGGAAGCTTCGGCCGACTTGGGGGCGTCTCCGGAGGATGCGGGGAAAGCAATGGTTTACAGCCCTTCTCCGTTGCAGTATTATGAAATGGAAACCGAACCGCTGCTTGGTGAAGATTTGGCGGCGCCTTATCGGGAGGTGCCCGGCCAATGGACAAGAACGCTGCGTTCCTATCATGCTTCCACACAGAAGGATCTGGTGTCGATGGCCATTCGGCTCTTGACCCCCATCGAAGTGGAGCAGTCGGGGCAGTGCGCGACGCTTATTCCCGTCCGTATCCGGGACGGAGAGAAGGGAGCGTGGCTGTTGGAGGCTTATGATGCCGGTGAGGGAGACGCGGCAGAGCTGAAGACATGGTCCCCGGCCGATTGGGAACGGCAGCGGCTGGTGCTTCCCGCAGGTTGCCCTGGAACAAGCCGGTAA